Sequence from the Pseudomonas sp. 7SR1 genome:
CTGAAGGTACCGGCAATGGTGGCGATGATTGGCAGCGACAGTTCGATCCAGGCCGTGGCGGAAATGAACACCGTCTCGGCGAAGAACATCTCCTTGGACAGGAAGCCGTTGAGCAATGGCACCCCGGCCATTGCCGCGCTGGCCACCATGGCCAGGGTGGCGGTGAACGGAATCAGCCGGACCAGGCCGCTGAGCTTACGGATATCCCGGGTGCCGCTTTCGTGGTCGATGATCCCGGCGGCCATGAACAACGAGGCCTTGAAGGTGGCGTGGTTGAGGATATGGAAGACCGCCGCCACGGCGGCCAGCGGACTGTTCAGGCCCAGCAGCAGGGTGATCAGCCCCAGGTGGCTGATGGTGGAATAGGCCAGCAGTCCCTTGAGGTCGTTCTGGAACATCGCGCAATAGGCGCCCAGCAGCAAGGTGCAGGCCCCCGCGCCGCCGACGATGTAGAACCACTCTTCGCTGCCCGACAACGACGGCCACAACCGTGCCAGCAGGAAAACCCCGGCCTTGACCATGGTCGCCGAGTGCAGGTAGGCCGATACCGGCGTGGGCGCGGCCATGGCGTGGGGCAGCCAGAAATGGAAGGGAAACTGAGCGCTTTTGCTCAGGGCGCCGATCAGGATCAGCGGCAAGAGAATGGGGTAGAGAGCGTGGTCACGGATGATATTGCCGGCGGCCAGGACCTTGTCCAGGTCGTAGCTGCCGACCACATGGCCGAGCAGCATCACTCCCGCCAGCAGGCACAGCCCGCCGGCCCCTGTCACCATCAAGGCCATGTAGGCGCCGCGCCGGGCATCGGCGCGGTGGTGCCAGTAGCCGATCAGCAGGAACGAGAACAGGCTGGTCAACTCCCAGAAAAACACGATCTGGATCAGGTTGCCGGAGATCACCAGTCCGAGCATGGCGCCCATGAACGCCAACAGGAATGCGAAGAAGCGCGGCACCGGATCATCCGGCGACATGTAATAGCGGGCATACAGCGAAACCAGCGTGCCGATACCCAGTACCAGCAGGGAAAACAGCCAGGCGAAACCGTCCAGGCGCAGCACGAAGTCCAGGCCCAGGCTGGGCAGCCATGAATAATGCTCACGGATCACGCCACCGTCGACGATCTGCGGATACAGCAGCGCCACCTGGACAGTACCGACCAGGGCCACCAGGCCAGCCAGCACCGATTCGGCGTTACGGGCGTTGTGCGGCAGCAGCGCCGCGACACAGCTGCCGATGAAGGGCAAAAGTAATAGAACTATCAGAGACATAGGCTTCTATTCGGCGGGTTCAGGTTGGGATCATACGTGGCGCATCCCGGATCACCAACCGCGAGGGTGTCGCAGAATCCTACAAGGTAGACGGAGTTTTCCTGTTTTGTGGTGTTTCAGCCTGGAAGCGGTGAGCGTTGCCAGGGCAGGCGCCTTGAAAAGAATCCGCACTCCGGCCCCGGAGTGCCTCATCCCCGTTCAATGATCGCCGGGGATGGTCCGAGCCTGGCGTAGAAGACGCTTGCGCCTTGGACAGGTCTTTCCGACGTTCGGGCGATGCCTCAACTCTCGCCCTCGGGCACCTCATCCACCACGACGGCATCCTTGTTCCGGGTCTTCAGTTCGCTGACGATCACCGCCGCCACGATCAGCCCGGCACCCACCAGCGCAATCGCCGGCAACCGCTCGCCCGCCAGGCGCCCGGCGATGCCGGCCCACACCGGTTCACCGGCGTAGATCAATGTGGCACGGGTAGGCGAGACGCTTCTCTGCGCCCAGTTCATCGCCACCTGGATCGCCGCGCTGGCCGCGCCCAACCCTACTGCACTGAACAGCAGGAACCAGGAAAAGTCCGGGATCGTTTCCTGGGTCGGTACTACCATCGAAAATGCCAGCACCGCCGTGCTCGCCAGTTGCACCACGGTAACGCGACGCACATCGACCTGGCCGGCGTAAGTGCTGATCAGGATGATTTCGGCGGCAATCGCGATGGCGCTGATGAGCGTGGCGATCTCTCCGGGGCTGAAGTTCAGCGAGGCACCGGCGGGGCCCGATACCAGCAAAAGCCCCGTGAACGCCAGCATGATGCCGATGCTGGGCATCAAGCCCGGCCTGCGGCCCAGCACCAGCCACTGCAACAGCGGCACGAAGGGAACATAGAGCGCGGTGATGAACGCCGACTGGCTGCTGGGAATGCTTTGCAGGCCCACGGTCTGCAAGCCGTAGCCGAGCATGATCGCCACGCCGATGAAAGCGCCGGCCTTGAGTTCGAACAGGGTCAGGTCGCGCAGGTGACGCCAGGAGAACAAGGCGACGAATGCCGCCGCGGCGGCGAATCGCAGGCCGACGAAGAACATCGGGCCGCTGACCGTCATGGCGTGCTGGACCAGCAGGAAGGTCCCACCCCAGATCATGGTGATCAGCACCAGCACGCACTCAGCCTTGCTGAGCTGCAGGAAACGGGAGGGAGCCTGTGGGGAATTCACCGATGTCATGACCTTGCGCGCCAATGGAGGCGGACGCACAATGCGTCCGAAAGTTGAGCAGTATAGTGCGCAACCCCATGGAACGAGCAATCCCAGTGCATAAAGATCACGGCCAGCGGGCATCCGTCCTGCAACACGTCAGCCAGAATGTCCGGCGCTTGCGCCATGCCGCGCAACTCAGCCAGACCGCGCTGGCGCAACTGTCCGGGGTGAGCCGGCGGATGCTGGTCGCCATCGAGGCCGGGGAAAAGAACGTCAGCCTGACCACCCTGGACCGGGTCGCCGAAGCCCTGGACGTCGCCTTCAGCGATCTGATCCAGGCCCCCGATGCCCGGGATCCCAGCCGGATCGATGAGTTGGCCTGGGCCGGCGCGATCCCCGGCAGCAAGGCCGTGCTCCTGGCCAAGGCCACGGCCACCCGTGAGGTGGAACTGTGGGAGTGGCGCCTGGAGCCCGGCGAGTCTTATCAGTCCGAGCCCGACAACGATGGCTGGAGCGAGCAACTCTACGTATTCGAGGGATGCCTGACGCTGCTGTTGGGCAGTGATGAACGCCGGATCGGTGCCGGTGAGTTTTTCATGTTCGCCAGCAACCAGCCCCATGCCTATCGAAACGATGGCCCGGTGGCGGCGAGATTCGTACGCAACGTGGTGATTTGACCCTGGAGATCGGTATGGACACAACGTTGGAGCGACAGGGGCGCGACCTCATCCGCGAAGCCGAGATCCTGATCATTGGCGGCGGCCTGAGCGGTGCCATGCTGGCCGCGCAGTTACTGCGCCTGCCGGGCCGGCGCGAGGTGCTGATCGTCGAGCCGCGCAGTGAACTGGGCCGGGGCGAAGCCTACAGTGCCGTGGAACCGGGCCATACCTTGAACGGTAACGCGGCGCGCATGAGTGTCGACCCGGACAACGCCGATGACCTGACCCAATGGCTCACCGCGTTCATCGAAGCCGGCGGCTGGCCCGAGTCGGGCCTACAGCATGTGCCGATCAGCGAATTGTTCCCACCCCGGGGGATATTCGGCCTCTATGTGCAGCAGCGCCTGGCCGAGGCTCGCCAGTTGGGCGCACAAAACGGTTCGACTGCCGAGCACGTGCGCGGGGAGGCCGTGGACCTGCGGCTTGCCGACGATACCGTGATGGTGACGCTGGACGACGGCCAACTCTTGCGTGGCCGTTTCGCCGTGCTCGCCACTGGCATGTTTCCGGCGGCGCGCACTCCGCAGACCGAATCCAGCGGCTTGAATGCCGCGGCCCTGGATCCCTGGGATGTGGCCGCGATGCGCCAGCTCGACCCGCAGTCCACGGTGTTGATCATCGGCTCGGGACTGACCATGGTCGACGCCGTGGTCTCCCTGGAGCAGGCCGGGCACCGGGGGCCGATCGAAGTGTTTTCCCGGCATGGCCTGCTGCCCCACGTGCGCCGCCAGCCACCGGCCTGGGTGGATTTCCTCGCTGAAGATCACAGCCTGCGTTCGCCCCGCCAACTGATGCGGGCCCTGCGCGAGCAATGCCGTCAGGCCCAGGCCCTGGGGATCGATTGGCAAGCGCCGCTGGACACGGTGCGTGCGCATATCGGGCGTTTGTGGAACCAGGCCAGTGACGTGCAGCGCCGGCAGTTCGTGCGGCATGTCCGGCCATGGTGGGAGAGTCATCACCATCGTTCGCCGCCGTTGAGCGCGGAGCTGGTGGCGCGTTTGCATGGGGAAGGGCGATTGCGGATCCAGGCGGCGTCGTTCAAGGGGCTGGCGTCGTCTCCCGAGGGCACAGTGGGTATTCACATCCGCCACCGGGGACAAGCCGGCCTGACAGTGGTGCAGGGCGCGGCATTGATCAACTCCAGCGGTATTGAATATGACTGGCGCCGCGTGGCGCGACCGTTGCCGCAGCAGCTGCTGGCTCGCGGACTGATCCAGCCGGGGCCGTTGGCCCTGGGCATTGCCGCCCGGCCTGACGGTGCGGTGCTGGACGCCCAAGGAGCGCCCGCCCGGCGGCTGTTCGCCATGGGGCCGCCGTTGCGGGGGATGTGGTGGGAAAGCACTGCCGTGACCGACGTGGCGAGCCAGGCCAAGGCGCTGGCGGCGCGGTTGGTTGAGTTGCAAACCCAGGTTTGAGTTGAACACGGTCCCTTGTGGCGAGGGGATTTATTCCCGTTGGGTCGCGCAGCGGCCCCAAATTTAGCCTGACACACCAAGGACGCATTTTTAGGAGCGCTTTGCACCCCAACGGGGATAAATCCCCTCGCCACACGGTTAACCATATCTCCGGACCAAACAGGGGGGACTGAAGTCAGGGGTTATAGCTCGCTGACCTTCACCCAACGCTGCTCCCGCGCCGCCACCCGAATCGCCGCCGCCAGCCGCTCCACTTCCCAGGCCTCGTCGAAGTCCGTGCCGCTGCCGCCTTCGCCGGCCAGCGTCATGATCAGTTCCTGCACTTCCAGCGTCTTCAATTCGTTGTAGCCCAACTGGTGTCCGGCGGCCGGGCTGAATGCGGCATAGCCGGGCAAGTCCGGGCCGGCCAGCAGGCGCTGGAAGCCTGGCTGGCCGACGCGACACAGGCGCAGCTCATTGAGTCGCTCCTGATCGAATGCCAGCGTGCCGAGGGTGCCGCTGATCTCGAAGCTCAGGTGGTTCTTGTAGCCATGTTTGAGCCAACTGCTGCTCACCGTGCCTCGGGCGCCATTGGCGAAGCGCAGCAGTGCGTGGACGTGGTCGTCCACCGCGATGGCCCGTTGTTCGGCATTGCCGGCGCTGGCAGGGCGCTGGTGGTGCACGGTCTGGCTGTCGGCGCACACGGCCTCGACATCGCCCAACAAGTGCCGGGCCATGGCCAGCAAGTGGCTGCCCAGGTCTGCCAGTGCGCCACCGGCGTGGGCCGCTTCGCAACGCCATGACCACGGCGAGGTCGGGTCGGCCATGAAGTCTTCGCTGAACTCACCCTGGAAGCTGATGATCTGTCCCAGCTCGCCGCGCTGGATCATGTCTCGGGCCAGCCCGATGATCGGATTGTGCTGGTAGTTGTAGCCGACCCGCGTCACCACCCCTGCGGCCTTGGCCGCCTGGCGCATCTGCTCGGCCTGTTCCAGGGACACCGCCAGGGGCTTTTCACAATAGACCGGCTTGCCCGCCGCCAACGCCGCCATGGCCATCGGGAAGTGCAGGTGGTTGGGTGTGGTAATGGCGATCAGGTGAACCTTCGGGTCGTCGATCAGCCGCTGCCAGTGGCTGTGGGCCGTCTCGAACCCCCAACTCTGGGCGCACTGCCGGGCACGCTGTGGATCGGCGTCGGCCAGGGCCGCGAGTGTCAGGTTCAGGGGGAGGTCGAACACTGCCTTGGCATTGTGGAACGCCAAGGCATGGGCACGGCCCATGAAGCCGGTGCCAATCAGACCGATGCCGAGTTCGCGCATGAGAAAGAGCCCTTTGAATTGTTATTTTCAGAAGGGTTCTTTATGGAATAAATATTCTCAAATTGCAAATTCTGGAATAAATATTCATTTGTGCGATTGCAGAGGACTCCTTGTGGGAGCGAGCTTGCTCGCGATAGCGGTGGGTCAGCAGTACTGGTGTGACTGATGCGACGCCATCGCGAGCATGCTCGCTCCCACAGGGTTTCTCACAGGTCTTGCATGGCGCTCGCTATCAGGACAGGAACCCACCATCCACATTCAACGCCACACCTGTGGTGTAGCTCGACGCATCGCTGGCCAGGTACAGCACCGCGCCGGCCATTTCGCTCGGGTCGGCCACGCGCTTGAGGGGGATCTGCGCCAGGGCGGTTTTCAGGATGGCGTCGTTCTTGACCAGTGCCGAGGCGAACTTGGTGTCGGTCAGGCCCGGCAGCAGGGCGTTGCAACGGATGCCGAATTGCGCGCATTCCTTGGCGAAGACCTTGGTCATGTTGATCACCGCCGCCTTGGTCACCGAATAGATGCCCTGGAAGATGCCCGGGGAAATGCCATTGATCGACGCGACGTTGATGATGCTGCCGCCACCGTTCTCGCGCATCAGCTTGCCGGCTTCCACCGACATGAAGAAATAGCCGCGGATATTCACATCGACGGTTTTCTGGAACGCACCCAGGTCGGTGTCCAGCACGTTGCAGAACTGCGGGTTGGTGGCCGCGTTGTTCACCAGGATGTCCAGGCGCCCGAACTGTTCGCGGATGCCGGCGAACACCTGGCTGATCTGTTCCATTTCACCGATGTGGCAGGCGATGGCGGTGGCCTTGCCGCCAGCGGCGATGATCGCATCGGCGACGTGCTGGCAACCGTCGAGCTTGCGGCTGGAAACGATCACATGGGCGCCTTGCTGGGCCAGCAGTTTGGCGATGGCTTCGCCGATGCCACGGCTGGCGCCGGAAACGAAGGCGATTTTACCGTCGAGGTCGAACAACTGGGTCTTGGACATGCTGTTTCCTTGTTATAGGTGCGCTCAGAGCGTGGATTTTTTGATGACTTGCAGGCTCATCTGCTCCAGCAGCGCGTTCATCTGAACGAACTGCGCGAAGCGTTTGTCCTGGGTCTGGCCGTGGAAATAGCGGTAGTAGATCTGCTGGACGATGCCGGCTAGGCGGAACAGGCCGTAGGTGTAGTAGAAGTCGAAGTTGTCGATGCGCATCCCGGCGCGCTCGGCGTAGTAATCGACGAATGCCCGGCGGGTCAGCATGCCTGGGGCGTGGCTGGGCTGGCGGCGCATCAGTTGCACGGGCGCCGGGTCGCCGGCTTCGATCCAGTAGGCCAGGCTGTTGCCCAGGTCCATCAACGGGTCGCCGATGGTAGTCAGCTCCCAATCCAGTACACCGATGATCTGCATCGGGTTGTCCGGATCGAGGATGACGTTGTCGAAGCGGTAATCGTTGTGGACGATGCTCGACGTCGGATGGTCGGCAGGCATCTTGTCGTTGAGCCAGGCCTTGACCGCCTCCCATTTCGGCGCGTCGGGCGTCAGGGCTTTTTCATAACGATCGCTCCAGCCCCGGATCTGCCGCGCCACGTAGCCTTCGGGCTTGCCCAGGTCCGCCAGGCCGCAGGCCTGATAGTCGACCCGATGCAGTTCCACCAGCCGATCGATGAAGCTTTTGCACAGCGCCTCGGTCCGGGCGGCGTCGAAACCCAGTTCCGGCGGCAGGTCGGAACGCAGGATGATGCCCTTGACCCGTTCCATCACATAGAACTCGG
This genomic interval carries:
- a CDS encoding helix-turn-helix domain-containing protein, with protein sequence MHKDHGQRASVLQHVSQNVRRLRHAAQLSQTALAQLSGVSRRMLVAIEAGEKNVSLTTLDRVAEALDVAFSDLIQAPDARDPSRIDELAWAGAIPGSKAVLLAKATATREVELWEWRLEPGESYQSEPDNDGWSEQLYVFEGCLTLLLGSDERRIGAGEFFMFASNQPHAYRNDGPVAARFVRNVVI
- a CDS encoding FAD/NAD(P)-binding protein — its product is MDTTLERQGRDLIREAEILIIGGGLSGAMLAAQLLRLPGRREVLIVEPRSELGRGEAYSAVEPGHTLNGNAARMSVDPDNADDLTQWLTAFIEAGGWPESGLQHVPISELFPPRGIFGLYVQQRLAEARQLGAQNGSTAEHVRGEAVDLRLADDTVMVTLDDGQLLRGRFAVLATGMFPAARTPQTESSGLNAAALDPWDVAAMRQLDPQSTVLIIGSGLTMVDAVVSLEQAGHRGPIEVFSRHGLLPHVRRQPPAWVDFLAEDHSLRSPRQLMRALREQCRQAQALGIDWQAPLDTVRAHIGRLWNQASDVQRRQFVRHVRPWWESHHHRSPPLSAELVARLHGEGRLRIQAASFKGLASSPEGTVGIHIRHRGQAGLTVVQGAALINSSGIEYDWRRVARPLPQQLLARGLIQPGPLALGIAARPDGAVLDAQGAPARRLFAMGPPLRGMWWESTAVTDVASQAKALAARLVELQTQV
- a CDS encoding Gfo/Idh/MocA family protein, translated to MRELGIGLIGTGFMGRAHALAFHNAKAVFDLPLNLTLAALADADPQRARQCAQSWGFETAHSHWQRLIDDPKVHLIAITTPNHLHFPMAMAALAAGKPVYCEKPLAVSLEQAEQMRQAAKAAGVVTRVGYNYQHNPIIGLARDMIQRGELGQIISFQGEFSEDFMADPTSPWSWRCEAAHAGGALADLGSHLLAMARHLLGDVEAVCADSQTVHHQRPASAGNAEQRAIAVDDHVHALLRFANGARGTVSSSWLKHGYKNHLSFEISGTLGTLAFDQERLNELRLCRVGQPGFQRLLAGPDLPGYAAFSPAAGHQLGYNELKTLEVQELIMTLAGEGGSGTDFDEAWEVERLAAAIRVAAREQRWVKVSEL
- a CDS encoding SDR family oxidoreductase, with product MSKTQLFDLDGKIAFVSGASRGIGEAIAKLLAQQGAHVIVSSRKLDGCQHVADAIIAAGGKATAIACHIGEMEQISQVFAGIREQFGRLDILVNNAATNPQFCNVLDTDLGAFQKTVDVNIRGYFFMSVEAGKLMRENGGGSIINVASINGISPGIFQGIYSVTKAAVINMTKVFAKECAQFGIRCNALLPGLTDTKFASALVKNDAILKTALAQIPLKRVADPSEMAGAVLYLASDASSYTTGVALNVDGGFLS
- a CDS encoding phosphotransferase family protein, which translates into the protein MAFTDQSTRVRDGEELDANLIDPYLKAHIPGLTGLPRISQFPGGASNLTYLLEYPEQEFVLRRPPFGHKAKSAHDMGREFRILNQLRDGFPYCPKAYVHCTDESVIGAEFYVMERVKGIILRSDLPPELGFDAARTEALCKSFIDRLVELHRVDYQACGLADLGKPEGYVARQIRGWSDRYEKALTPDAPKWEAVKAWLNDKMPADHPTSSIVHNDYRFDNVILDPDNPMQIIGVLDWELTTIGDPLMDLGNSLAYWIEAGDPAPVQLMRRQPSHAPGMLTRRAFVDYYAERAGMRIDNFDFYYTYGLFRLAGIVQQIYYRYFHGQTQDKRFAQFVQMNALLEQMSLQVIKKSTL